A genomic segment from Etheostoma spectabile isolate EspeVRDwgs_2016 chromosome 11, UIUC_Espe_1.0, whole genome shotgun sequence encodes:
- the LOC116698246 gene encoding gap junction alpha-8 protein gives MGDWSFLGNILEEVNEHSTVIGRVWLTVLFIFRILILGTAAEFVWGDEQSDYVCNTQQPGCENVCYDEAFPISHIRLWVLQIIFVSTPSLVYVGHAVHHVHMEEKRKEREEAELSRQQELSEERLPLAPDQGSVRTTKETSTKGSKKFRLEGTLLRTYICHIIFKTLFEVGFVVGQYFLYGFRILPLYKCSRWPCPNTVDCFVSRPTEKTVFIIFMLAVACVSLFLNFVEISHLGLKKIRFVFRKPAPAPAQGEGSAPLPPQGKSLPPMAVPSLQRAKGYKLLEEEKVPITHLYPLAEVGMEAGRGAPPFQGLQEKVEEVLPMGDISKVYDETLPSYAQTTEIAGVTLHEEESVEVQPPEVEAERAEEVVDEDVEVEEAVKGEGAGMKATDTIEDTRPLSRLSKASSRARSDDLTV, from the coding sequence ATGGGTGACTGGAGCTTTCTGGGTAATATTTTAGAGGAAGTTAACGAGCACTCTACGGTGATCGGCCGGGTGTGGCTCACGGTGCTCTTCATCTTCCGTATCCTCATTCTGGGTACGGCGGCAGAGTTTGTGTGGGGCGATGAGCAGTCTGACTATGTCTGCAACACACAGCAGCCCGGATGTGAAAATGTGTGCTACGATGAGGCCTTCCCCATCTCCCACATTCGCCTGTGGGTGCTGCAGATTATCTTTGTGTCCACTCCATCTCTGGTGTATGTGGGTCATGCTGTGCACCATGTCCACATGGAGGAGAAACGCAAAGAGCGAGAAGAAGCAGAACTTAGCCGGCAGCAAGAGCTGAGTGAGGAGCGTCTCCCTCTGGCACCTGACCAGGGAAGTGTCCGCACCACTAAGGAGACCAGCACAAAGGGAAGCAAGAAGTTCCGGCTGGAGGGCACACTGCTGAGGACCTACATCTGCCACATCATCTTCAAGACACTGTTTGAGGTAGGCTTCGTGGTGGGCCAGTATTTCCTGTATGGCTTCCGCATCTTGCCGCTGTACAAATGCAGCCGCTGGCCCTGCCCCAATACAGTGGACTGCTTTGTGTCTCGTCCCACGGAGAAGACCGTCTTCATCATCTTTATGTTGGCTGTTGCCTGTGTTTCACTCTTCCTCAACTTTGTGGAGATCAGTCACCTGGGCCTGAAGAAGATTCGCTTTGTCTTTCGCAAGCCGGCCCCCGCCCCAGCCCAAGGTGAGGGCTCGGCCCCCTTGCCGCCACAAGGGAAGAGCCTGCCCCCCATGGCTGTACCCTCCCTGCAGAGAGCAAAAGGTTACAagctgctggaggaggagaaagttCCCATAACTCACCTCTACCCACTGGCTGAGGTGGGCATGGAGGCTGGCAGAGGGGCCCCACCCTTCCAGGGGCTGCaggagaaggtggaggaggTGCTTCCCATGGGGGACATCTCTAAGGTGTATGATGAGACTCTGCCCTCCTATGCCCAGACCACTGAGATAGCGGGGGTAACATTACACGAGGAGGAGTCAGTGGAGGTGCAGCCGCCGGAGGTGGAAGCAGAGAGAGCGGAGGAAGTTGTTGATGAGGATGTGGAGGTAGAGGAAGCAGTGAAAGGGGAGGGGGCAGGAATGAAGGCCACGGATACGATAGAAGACACCAGACCGCTGAGCCGACTAAGCAAAGCCAGCAGCAGGGCCAGGTCAGACGATCTCACCGTATGA